From Pongo pygmaeus isolate AG05252 chromosome 22, NHGRI_mPonPyg2-v2.0_pri, whole genome shotgun sequence, one genomic window encodes:
- the ZBTB21 gene encoding zinc finger and BTB domain-containing protein 21 isoform X2: MEGLLHYINPAHAISLLSALNEERLKGQLCDVLLIVGDQKFRAHKNVLAASSEYFQSLFTNKENESQTVFQLDFCEPDAFDNVLNYIYSSSLFVEKSSLAAVQELGYSLGISFLTNIVSKTPQAPFPTCPNRKKVFVEDDENSSQKRSVIVCQSRNEAQGKTVSQNQPDVSHTSRPSPSIAAKANTNKPHVPKPIEPLHNLSLTEKSWPKDSSVVYAKSLEHSGSLDDPNRISLVKRNAVLPSKPLQDREAMDDKPGVSGQLPKGKALELALKRPRPPVLSLCSSSETPYLLKETNKGNGQGEDRNLLYYSKLGLVIPSSGSGSGNQSIDRSGPLVKSLLRRSLSMDSQVPVYSPAIDLKSSQGSSSVSNDAPGNVLCALSQKSSLKDCSEKTALDDRPQVLQPHRLRSFSASQSTDRQGASPVTEVRIKTEPSSPLSDPSDIIRVTVGDAAATAAASSSLVTRDLSLKTEDDQKDMSRLPAKRRFQADRRLPFKKLKVNEHGSPVSEDNFEEGSSPTLLDADFPDSDLNKDEFEQGSHERLCRNAAVCPYCSLRFFSPELKQEHESKCEYKKLTCLECMRTFKSSFSIWRHQVEVHNQNNMAPTENFSLPVLDHNGDVTGSSRPQSQPEPNKVNHVVTTKDDNVFSDSSEQVNFDSEDSSCLPEDLSLSKQLKIQVKEEPVEEAEEEAPEASTAPKEAGPSKEASLWPCEKCGKMFTVHKQLERHQELLCSVKPFICHVCNKAFRTNFRLWSHFQSHMSQASEESAHKESEVCPVPTNSPSPPPLPPPPPLPKIQPLEPDSPTGLSENPAPATEKLFVPQESDTLFYHAPPLSAITFKRQFMCKLCHRTFKTAFSLWSHEQTHN; this comes from the exons ATGGAGGGATTACTGCATTACATCAACCCCGCACACGCCATTTCTCTCCTAAGTGCCCTGAATGAGGAGCGTCTCAAAGGACAGCTGTGTGATGTGCTGCTGATTGTTGGAGACCAAAAGTTCCGAGCTCATAAAAACGTCTTGGCTGCCAGCAGCGAATACTTTCAGAGTTTATtcacaaataaggaaaatgagtcaCAAACTGTATTTCAGCTTGACTTCTGTGAGCCAGATGCTTTTGATAATGTTTTAAACTACATTTATTCTTCCTCTCTATTTGTTGAGAAGAGCAGCCTTGCTGCTGTGCAAGAACTTGGCTATAGTCTTGGGATTTCCTTTCTGACTAACATCGTTTCTAAAACACCTCAAGCCCCCTTTCCAACGTGTCCtaatagaaaaaaagtgtttgtaGAAGATGATGAAAACAGTTCTCAAAAGAGAAGTGTCATTGTTTGTCAAAGTAGAAACGAAGCACAAGGAAAAACTGTTAGTCAAAATCAACCCGATGTAAGCCATACTTCCCGGCCCTCTCCTAGCATTGCAGCCAAGGCCAATACCAATAAGCCACATGTCCCAAAACCAATTGAACCACTTCATAATTTGTCATTAACTGAAAAGAGTTGGCCGAAAGATAGTTCTGTGGTATATGCAAAGTCTCTTGAGCATTCTGGATCTTTGGATGATCCTAATAGAATCAGTTTGGTGAAAAGAAATGCAGTGTTGCCTTCAAAGCCTCTGCAAGACAGAGAAGCTATGGATGATAAACCAGGTGTGAGTGGTCAGCTTCCGAAAGGAAAAGCTCTAGAGCTGGCTTTGAAGAGACCACGGCCACCTGTTTTGTCTCTGTGTAGCTCATCAGAGACTCCCTATCTAttaaaagaaacgaacaaaggaAATGGTCAAGGTGAAGATAGAAACTTGTTGTACTATTCAAAGTTAGGCTTAGTGATCCCATCCAGTGGATCTGGTTCTGGAAACCAAAGCATTGACAGGAGTGGCCCACTTGTTAAGAGTCTCCTCAGACGGTCATTGTCCATGGATAGCCAGGTTCCTGTCTATTCACCTGCCATAGATTTGAAATCTTCCCAGGGATCATCTTCGGTGTCCAATGATGCACCAGGGAATGTGTTGTGTGCTTTATCTCAGAAGTCATCTTTAAAAGATTGTAGTGAAAAAACAGCCCTAGATGACAGGCCTCAAGTGCTACAACCGCATCGCCTCAGGTCCTTTAGTGCTTCTCAGTCAACAGACAGGCAGGGAGCCTCCCCTGTGACTGAGGTGCGCATAAAGACTGAGCCCAGTAGCCCGCTGTCAGATCCCTCGGACATCATCCGCGTCACTGTGGGAGATGCGGCAGCAACAGCAGCTGCCTCATCTTCATTGGTCACGAGAGACCTGTCTCTGAAAACAGAAGATGACCAAAAAGACATGAGCAGACTCCCAGCAAAAAGGAGGTTCCAAGCGGACCGAAGATTGCCGTTTAAGAAGTTAAAGGTGAATGAGCACGGGTCTCCTGTGTCAGAAGATAATTTTGAGGAAGGCTCAAGCCCTACTCTCCTTGATGCAGATTTTCCAGATTCTGATTTGAATAAAGACGAATTTG AGCAAGGAAGCCACGAGCGGCTGTGCCGGAACGCGGCCGTCTGCCCTTACTGCAGCCTCAGGTTTTTCTCGCCCGAGCTGAAGCAAGAACACGAGAGCAAGTGTGAGTATAAGAAGCTGACCTGCCTCGAGTGCATGCGCACCTTCAAGTCCTCTTTCAGCATCTGGCGGCACCAGGTTGAGGTCCATAATCAGAACAACATGGCACCCACCGAAAACTTTTCTTTGCCCGTTTTGGACCACAATGGTGATGTGACTGGTTCTTCAAGGCCCCAATCCCAGCCTGAGCCCAATAAAGTAAACCACGTCGTCACCACAAAAGACGACAACGTGTTCAGTGATTCTTCAGAACAAGTCAACTTCGACTCGGAAGATTCCTCTTGTCTCCCTGAAGACCTTAGTCTTTCCAAGCAACTGAAAATCCAAGTCAAAGAGGAGCCTGTGGAGGAGGCTGAAGAAGAAGCACCCGAGGCCAGCACAGCCCCCAAAGAAGCGGGTCCTAGCAAAGAAGCCAGCCTGTGGCCCTGCGAGAAGTGTGGGAAGATGTTCACGGTGCACAAGCAGCTGGAGCGTCACCAGGAGCTTCTGTGCTCTGTGAAACCATTTATTTGTCACGTGTGCAACAAAGCTTTTCGCACTAATTTTCGACTCTGGAGTCACTTCCAATCGCACATGTCTCAGGCTTCAGAGGAATCGGCACATAAGGAATCTGAGGTGTGCCCTGTTCCCACAAACTCTCCCTCTCCACCACCTctgccaccgccaccaccactgCCCAAGATCCAGCCTCTGGAGCCTGACAGCCCCACAGGCCTGTCCGAAAACCCAGCTCCAGCCACAGAAAAACTGTTTGTGCCCCAAGAATCAGACACCCTTTTTTACCATGCCCCACCCCTTTCAGCAATCACATTTAAAAGACAGTTTATGTGTAAACTTTGCCACAGGACATTCAAGACTGCATTTAGTCTTTGGAGTCATGAACAAACACACAATTGA
- the ZBTB21 gene encoding zinc finger and BTB domain-containing protein 21 isoform X1: MEGLLHYINPAHAISLLSALNEERLKGQLCDVLLIVGDQKFRAHKNVLAASSEYFQSLFTNKENESQTVFQLDFCEPDAFDNVLNYIYSSSLFVEKSSLAAVQELGYSLGISFLTNIVSKTPQAPFPTCPNRKKVFVEDDENSSQKRSVIVCQSRNEAQGKTVSQNQPDVSHTSRPSPSIAAKANTNKPHVPKPIEPLHNLSLTEKSWPKDSSVVYAKSLEHSGSLDDPNRISLVKRNAVLPSKPLQDREAMDDKPGVSGQLPKGKALELALKRPRPPVLSLCSSSETPYLLKETNKGNGQGEDRNLLYYSKLGLVIPSSGSGSGNQSIDRSGPLVKSLLRRSLSMDSQVPVYSPAIDLKSSQGSSSVSNDAPGNVLCALSQKSSLKDCSEKTALDDRPQVLQPHRLRSFSASQSTDRQGASPVTEVRIKTEPSSPLSDPSDIIRVTVGDAAATAAASSSLVTRDLSLKTEDDQKDMSRLPAKRRFQADRRLPFKKLKVNEHGSPVSEDNFEEGSSPTLLDADFPDSDLNKDEFGELEGTRPNKKFKCKHCLKIFRSTAGLHRHVNMYHNPEKPYACDICHKRFHTNFKVWTHCQTQHGIVKNPSPASSSHAVLDEKFQRKLIDIVREREIKKALIIKLRRGKPGFQGQSSSQAQQVIKRNLRSRAKGAYICTYCGKAYRFLSQFKQHIKMHPGEKPLGVNKVAKPKEHAPLASPVENKEVYQCRLCNAKLSSLLEQGSHERLCRNAAVCPYCSLRFFSPELKQEHESKCEYKKLTCLECMRTFKSSFSIWRHQVEVHNQNNMAPTENFSLPVLDHNGDVTGSSRPQSQPEPNKVNHVVTTKDDNVFSDSSEQVNFDSEDSSCLPEDLSLSKQLKIQVKEEPVEEAEEEAPEASTAPKEAGPSKEASLWPCEKCGKMFTVHKQLERHQELLCSVKPFICHVCNKAFRTNFRLWSHFQSHMSQASEESAHKESEVCPVPTNSPSPPPLPPPPPLPKIQPLEPDSPTGLSENPAPATEKLFVPQESDTLFYHAPPLSAITFKRQFMCKLCHRTFKTAFSLWSHEQTHN; this comes from the coding sequence ATGGAGGGATTACTGCATTACATCAACCCCGCACACGCCATTTCTCTCCTAAGTGCCCTGAATGAGGAGCGTCTCAAAGGACAGCTGTGTGATGTGCTGCTGATTGTTGGAGACCAAAAGTTCCGAGCTCATAAAAACGTCTTGGCTGCCAGCAGCGAATACTTTCAGAGTTTATtcacaaataaggaaaatgagtcaCAAACTGTATTTCAGCTTGACTTCTGTGAGCCAGATGCTTTTGATAATGTTTTAAACTACATTTATTCTTCCTCTCTATTTGTTGAGAAGAGCAGCCTTGCTGCTGTGCAAGAACTTGGCTATAGTCTTGGGATTTCCTTTCTGACTAACATCGTTTCTAAAACACCTCAAGCCCCCTTTCCAACGTGTCCtaatagaaaaaaagtgtttgtaGAAGATGATGAAAACAGTTCTCAAAAGAGAAGTGTCATTGTTTGTCAAAGTAGAAACGAAGCACAAGGAAAAACTGTTAGTCAAAATCAACCCGATGTAAGCCATACTTCCCGGCCCTCTCCTAGCATTGCAGCCAAGGCCAATACCAATAAGCCACATGTCCCAAAACCAATTGAACCACTTCATAATTTGTCATTAACTGAAAAGAGTTGGCCGAAAGATAGTTCTGTGGTATATGCAAAGTCTCTTGAGCATTCTGGATCTTTGGATGATCCTAATAGAATCAGTTTGGTGAAAAGAAATGCAGTGTTGCCTTCAAAGCCTCTGCAAGACAGAGAAGCTATGGATGATAAACCAGGTGTGAGTGGTCAGCTTCCGAAAGGAAAAGCTCTAGAGCTGGCTTTGAAGAGACCACGGCCACCTGTTTTGTCTCTGTGTAGCTCATCAGAGACTCCCTATCTAttaaaagaaacgaacaaaggaAATGGTCAAGGTGAAGATAGAAACTTGTTGTACTATTCAAAGTTAGGCTTAGTGATCCCATCCAGTGGATCTGGTTCTGGAAACCAAAGCATTGACAGGAGTGGCCCACTTGTTAAGAGTCTCCTCAGACGGTCATTGTCCATGGATAGCCAGGTTCCTGTCTATTCACCTGCCATAGATTTGAAATCTTCCCAGGGATCATCTTCGGTGTCCAATGATGCACCAGGGAATGTGTTGTGTGCTTTATCTCAGAAGTCATCTTTAAAAGATTGTAGTGAAAAAACAGCCCTAGATGACAGGCCTCAAGTGCTACAACCGCATCGCCTCAGGTCCTTTAGTGCTTCTCAGTCAACAGACAGGCAGGGAGCCTCCCCTGTGACTGAGGTGCGCATAAAGACTGAGCCCAGTAGCCCGCTGTCAGATCCCTCGGACATCATCCGCGTCACTGTGGGAGATGCGGCAGCAACAGCAGCTGCCTCATCTTCATTGGTCACGAGAGACCTGTCTCTGAAAACAGAAGATGACCAAAAAGACATGAGCAGACTCCCAGCAAAAAGGAGGTTCCAAGCGGACCGAAGATTGCCGTTTAAGAAGTTAAAGGTGAATGAGCACGGGTCTCCTGTGTCAGAAGATAATTTTGAGGAAGGCTCAAGCCCTACTCTCCTTGATGCAGATTTTCCAGATTCTGATTTGAATAAAGACGAATTTGGTGAGTTGGAGGGGACGAGaccaaacaaaaaatttaaatgcaaacaTTGCCTTAAGATCTTTAGATCAACAGCGGGTCTTCACCGTCATGTTAACATGTACCATAACCCAGAAAAGCCCTACGCTTGTGACATCTGTCACAAGAGGTTTCACACCAACTTCAAAGTGTGGACACACTGTCAGACCCAACACGGCATAGTGAAGAACCCATCACCAGCCTCTAGTTCACATGCTGTTTTGGATGAAAAATTCCAAAGAAAGCTGATTGatatagtgagagagagagaaattaagaaGGCTCTGATCATTAAGTTAAGGCGCGGCAAGCCTGGTTTTCAGGGACAGAGTAGCTCCCAAGCGCAGCAAGTCATCAAGAGGAACTTGAGATCTCGAGCCAAAGGAGCTTACATTTGTACTTACTGCGGAAAAGCGTACCGCTTTCTCTCTCAATTTAAGCAGCACATAAAAATGCATCCAGGAGAAAAACCCCTTGGAGTAAATAAAGTTGCTAAACCAAAAGAGCATGCTCCTCTTGCAAGTCCAGTAGAAAACAAGGAGGTTTACCAGTGCCGCCTCTGTAATGCTAAGCTCTCTTCTCTCCTAGAGCAAGGAAGCCACGAGCGGCTGTGCCGGAACGCGGCCGTCTGCCCTTACTGCAGCCTCAGGTTTTTCTCGCCCGAGCTGAAGCAAGAACACGAGAGCAAGTGTGAGTATAAGAAGCTGACCTGCCTCGAGTGCATGCGCACCTTCAAGTCCTCTTTCAGCATCTGGCGGCACCAGGTTGAGGTCCATAATCAGAACAACATGGCACCCACCGAAAACTTTTCTTTGCCCGTTTTGGACCACAATGGTGATGTGACTGGTTCTTCAAGGCCCCAATCCCAGCCTGAGCCCAATAAAGTAAACCACGTCGTCACCACAAAAGACGACAACGTGTTCAGTGATTCTTCAGAACAAGTCAACTTCGACTCGGAAGATTCCTCTTGTCTCCCTGAAGACCTTAGTCTTTCCAAGCAACTGAAAATCCAAGTCAAAGAGGAGCCTGTGGAGGAGGCTGAAGAAGAAGCACCCGAGGCCAGCACAGCCCCCAAAGAAGCGGGTCCTAGCAAAGAAGCCAGCCTGTGGCCCTGCGAGAAGTGTGGGAAGATGTTCACGGTGCACAAGCAGCTGGAGCGTCACCAGGAGCTTCTGTGCTCTGTGAAACCATTTATTTGTCACGTGTGCAACAAAGCTTTTCGCACTAATTTTCGACTCTGGAGTCACTTCCAATCGCACATGTCTCAGGCTTCAGAGGAATCGGCACATAAGGAATCTGAGGTGTGCCCTGTTCCCACAAACTCTCCCTCTCCACCACCTctgccaccgccaccaccactgCCCAAGATCCAGCCTCTGGAGCCTGACAGCCCCACAGGCCTGTCCGAAAACCCAGCTCCAGCCACAGAAAAACTGTTTGTGCCCCAAGAATCAGACACCCTTTTTTACCATGCCCCACCCCTTTCAGCAATCACATTTAAAAGACAGTTTATGTGTAAACTTTGCCACAGGACATTCAAGACTGCATTTAGTCTTTGGAGTCATGAACAAACACACAATTGA